A stretch of the Mycolicibacterium celeriflavum genome encodes the following:
- a CDS encoding AAA family ATPase, producing MLHTVAIRGYRSLRDIVLPLAELTVVTGANGTGKSSLYRALRLLADCGRGEVIGSLAREGGLESVLWAGPDQPSGARRTGRVEGTTRTGPVSLEMGFASDDFGYLVDLGLPQMAGHESLFGRDPEIKREVVFAGPVMRNSSTLVRRARDYVEASAESGRGFDKLSQSLPPYRSVLAEFAHPGAHPELAAVRDRLRNWRFYDGFRVDAAAPSRQRAVGTRTPVLSDDGSDLAAAIQTILEAGFDDLQRAVADAFDGASVSVAVHDGLFALQLHQRGMLRPLRAAELSDGTLRFLLWAAALLSPQPPSLMVLNEPETSLHPDLVGPLASLIRAAADATQVVVVTHSKVLLEHLDTAPVGDGGDAVEICLYKDLGETRVDGLGMLTAPPWDWGRR from the coding sequence ATGCTGCACACGGTCGCGATCCGCGGATACCGGTCGCTGCGCGACATCGTCCTACCGCTGGCCGAACTGACCGTCGTCACCGGCGCCAACGGGACGGGTAAGTCGTCGCTGTACCGGGCGTTGCGCCTGCTGGCCGACTGCGGCCGCGGCGAGGTGATCGGGTCGCTGGCCCGCGAGGGTGGCCTGGAGTCGGTGCTGTGGGCCGGCCCCGACCAGCCCAGCGGCGCCCGTCGCACCGGACGCGTCGAGGGCACGACGCGGACCGGTCCGGTGTCACTCGAAATGGGTTTCGCATCAGACGATTTCGGTTACCTCGTCGACCTGGGCCTGCCGCAGATGGCCGGCCACGAATCGCTGTTCGGGCGTGATCCGGAAATCAAGCGGGAGGTGGTCTTCGCCGGTCCGGTCATGCGCAACAGTTCGACACTGGTGCGCCGCGCCCGCGACTACGTGGAGGCCAGCGCGGAGTCCGGCCGCGGGTTCGACAAGCTGTCCCAATCGCTACCGCCCTACCGCAGCGTGCTCGCCGAATTCGCCCATCCCGGCGCGCATCCCGAACTCGCCGCGGTGCGGGACCGGTTGCGGAACTGGCGGTTCTACGACGGGTTCCGGGTCGACGCCGCCGCGCCGTCGCGACAGCGCGCGGTCGGAACCAGGACCCCGGTCCTGTCCGACGACGGCAGCGACCTGGCGGCCGCGATCCAGACCATCCTCGAGGCCGGCTTCGACGACCTGCAGCGGGCCGTCGCCGACGCCTTCGACGGCGCCTCGGTGTCGGTTGCCGTGCACGACGGATTATTCGCTCTCCAGCTGCACCAGCGCGGCATGCTGAGGCCGCTGCGCGCGGCCGAATTGTCCGACGGCACACTGCGGTTCCTGCTGTGGGCCGCCGCGCTGCTCAGCCCGCAGCCCCCTTCGCTGATGGTGCTCAACGAACCGGAGACCTCACTGCACCCCGATCTGGTCGGCCCGTTGGCGTCGTTGATCCGCGCGGCGGCAGACGCCACTCAGGTCGTCGTCGTCACCCACAGCAAGGTTCTGCTCGAACACCTCGACACCGCTCCCGTCGGCGACGGCGGCGACGCCGTGGAGATCTGCCTGTACAAGGACCTCGGCGAGACGCGCGTCGACGGGCTGGGCATGCTCACCGCGCCGCCGTGGGACTGGGGTCGGCGTTAG
- a CDS encoding phosphotransferase family protein — translation MPDDAHQLPTLSEDDQAALQQWVRQQGLGSTVSDVEPLTGGTQNIVVRLRVDGRPMVLRRPPVHPRPTSDKTMLREIAALRTLAGTPVPHPGFIAGCEDLGVLGVVFYLMEEVDGFNPGDDMAEAYVHDPAMRHQVGLSYAGSLAMLGQVEWEGSPLAALKRPGSFLERQVPQFLRLLESYRHDRYDPESLAVTELAEWLASNVPPDGRPGVMHGDPHLSNVLLRRDKPELAAFVDWEMCTIGDPLLDLGWMLICWPLETNTITAGAQLAALGGLASRGELLAAYLGAGGRETSSLDWYIAMACFKLGIVIEGTWSRFLVGQASRDAGERLHANAQNLIDLGTRVAKGDSPFDLS, via the coding sequence ATGCCCGACGACGCGCATCAACTTCCGACACTGAGTGAGGACGACCAGGCAGCGCTGCAGCAGTGGGTTCGACAGCAAGGCCTGGGGTCGACGGTCAGCGACGTCGAACCGCTCACCGGTGGGACGCAGAACATCGTGGTGCGGCTACGCGTCGATGGCAGGCCCATGGTGCTGCGCAGACCGCCGGTGCACCCGCGGCCGACGAGCGACAAGACGATGCTGCGCGAGATCGCGGCGCTGCGCACACTGGCGGGCACGCCGGTGCCGCACCCCGGCTTCATCGCCGGCTGCGAGGACCTCGGCGTTCTCGGGGTGGTGTTCTATCTGATGGAGGAGGTCGACGGCTTCAACCCGGGCGACGACATGGCCGAGGCCTACGTGCACGATCCGGCCATGCGCCATCAGGTGGGGCTGTCGTACGCGGGGAGTCTGGCGATGCTCGGGCAGGTCGAGTGGGAAGGCAGTCCGCTGGCCGCGCTCAAGCGCCCCGGCTCGTTCCTGGAGCGTCAGGTCCCACAGTTCCTGCGGCTGCTCGAGAGCTATCGACACGACCGCTACGACCCCGAGTCGCTGGCCGTGACGGAACTCGCCGAGTGGTTGGCGTCGAACGTGCCGCCGGACGGGCGGCCGGGCGTCATGCACGGCGACCCGCATCTGAGCAACGTGCTGCTGCGGCGCGACAAGCCCGAGTTGGCGGCGTTCGTCGACTGGGAGATGTGCACGATCGGTGACCCGCTGCTGGATCTGGGCTGGATGTTGATCTGCTGGCCGCTGGAAACCAACACGATCACCGCGGGCGCGCAGCTGGCGGCGCTCGGCGGGCTGGCCAGCCGGGGTGAGCTCCTCGCGGCCTACCTCGGCGCGGGTGGCCGCGAAACATCAAGTCTCGATTGGTATATCGCGATGGCGTGCTTCAAGCTGGGCATCGTCATCGAGGGCACCTGGTCGCGCTTCCTGGTCGGCCAGGCCAGCCGGGACGCGGGTGAACGGCTGCACGCCAACGCCCAGAACCTCATCGACCTGGGTACCCGAGTCGCCAAGGGCGACAGCCCCTTCGACCTGTCCTGA
- a CDS encoding cytochrome P450 has product MTTTINTKDYLLDQAKRRLTPSFNNFPGMGLVERKLLDTDFPQKPMALPPAGSDLKPVIGDAGLPIIGHMIEMFRGGPEYLLHVYRKYGPLYYADSPALPAVAALGPDAAQAVYSNRNKDFSQQGWVPVIGPFFHRGLMLLDFEEHMFHRRIMQEAFVRSRLVGYQEQVDKVVSQVIANQWVANDPRFLMYPAMKELTLDIASMVFMGHEPGSDKELVTKVNQAFTTTTRAGNAIIRKPVRPFTWWRGLQARKLLEEYFEERVAERRGKDGSDLLTVLCHTEDEHGNSFTDSDIVNHMIFLMMAAHDTSTSTATTMIYHLAKHPEWQDRCRDESDRLGDGPVDIEALEKLESLDLVMNESIRLVTPVQWAMRQTVRDTELLGYYLPKGTNVIAYPGMNHRLEEFYPEPMKFDPERFTEPRNEHKQHRYAFSPFGGGAHKCIGMTFGQFEVKTILHRLLRKYRLELPRPDYTTEWDYGGMPVPKDGMHIVLRPLR; this is encoded by the coding sequence ATGACGACGACCATCAACACCAAGGATTACCTGCTCGACCAAGCCAAACGAAGGCTGACCCCGTCGTTCAACAACTTCCCGGGCATGGGTCTGGTCGAGCGCAAGCTACTCGACACCGACTTTCCACAGAAGCCGATGGCGTTGCCGCCCGCGGGTAGCGATCTCAAGCCGGTCATCGGCGACGCCGGCCTGCCGATCATCGGCCACATGATCGAGATGTTCCGCGGCGGCCCGGAGTATCTGCTGCACGTCTACCGCAAATACGGGCCGCTGTACTACGCAGACTCCCCTGCCCTGCCCGCCGTCGCCGCGCTGGGCCCGGACGCCGCGCAGGCCGTTTACTCGAACCGCAACAAGGACTTCTCCCAACAGGGCTGGGTTCCTGTGATCGGGCCGTTCTTCCATCGCGGGTTGATGCTGCTCGACTTCGAGGAGCACATGTTCCACCGGCGGATCATGCAGGAGGCATTCGTCCGCAGCCGACTGGTCGGTTACCAGGAGCAGGTCGACAAGGTGGTGTCGCAGGTCATCGCCAATCAATGGGTGGCCAACGACCCGCGGTTCCTGATGTATCCCGCCATGAAGGAACTGACGCTCGACATCGCGTCGATGGTGTTCATGGGGCACGAGCCCGGCTCCGACAAGGAACTGGTGACCAAGGTGAACCAGGCGTTCACCACCACAACGCGCGCAGGCAACGCGATCATCCGTAAGCCGGTGCGCCCGTTCACCTGGTGGCGCGGCTTGCAGGCCCGCAAGCTGTTGGAGGAGTACTTCGAGGAGCGGGTCGCAGAACGCCGCGGCAAGGACGGCTCCGACCTGCTGACGGTGCTGTGCCACACCGAGGACGAGCACGGCAACAGCTTCACCGACTCCGACATCGTCAACCACATGATCTTCCTGATGATGGCCGCGCACGACACCTCGACGTCCACGGCCACCACGATGATCTACCACCTGGCCAAGCACCCGGAGTGGCAGGACCGCTGCCGCGACGAATCCGACCGACTCGGCGACGGCCCCGTCGACATCGAGGCGCTGGAGAAGCTGGAGTCGCTCGATCTGGTGATGAACGAGTCGATCCGGCTGGTGACGCCGGTGCAGTGGGCGATGCGCCAGACCGTGCGCGACACCGAACTGCTGGGCTACTACCTGCCGAAGGGCACCAACGTCATCGCCTACCCGGGCATGAACCATCGGCTCGAGGAGTTCTACCCCGAGCCGATGAAATTCGACCCGGAGCGCTTCACCGAGCCCCGCAACGAACACAAGCAGCACCGCTACGCGTTCAGCCCGTTCGGCGGCGGTGCACACAAGTGCATCGGCATGACGTTCGGCCAGTTCGAGGTGAAGACGATCCTGCACCGGTTGCTGCGCAAGTACCGGCTCGAGTTGCCGCGCCCGGATTACACGACCGAGTGGGACTACGGCGGCATGCCGGTGCCCAAGGACGGCATGCATATCGTGCTGCGCCCGCTGCGCTGA
- a CDS encoding DNA polymerase IV, which translates to MRRWILHVDLDQFQAAVEIRRNPELAGLPIIVGGNGDPDEPRKVVTCASYPARVYGVHAGMPLRTAARKCPAARFLPLDTDAYDAASEEVMGLLRDFGHPVEVWGWDEAYIGAGLDDSDSPFGLAERIREVIAAETGLSCSVGISDNKQRAKVATGFGKPTRIQGADDAPGIYQLTDDNWMAVMGDRGVDAIWGIGPKTAKKLAAMGITTVADLAATDASLLTATFGPTTGLWILLLAKGGGDTDVSATPWVPRSRSHVVTFPSDLTERTEMDSAVVDLAQQTLTEIVEQNRVVSRVAVTVRTKTFYTRTKIRKLPVPTVDAEIVIGTALDLLGQFELDRPVRLLGVRLELTPPEGGY; encoded by the coding sequence ATGAGGCGCTGGATTCTGCACGTCGACCTCGACCAGTTTCAGGCCGCGGTCGAGATCCGTCGCAACCCCGAACTCGCCGGTCTGCCGATCATCGTCGGCGGCAACGGCGATCCCGACGAACCCCGCAAGGTGGTGACGTGCGCGTCGTATCCGGCTCGCGTATACGGGGTGCACGCGGGTATGCCGTTGCGCACCGCGGCTCGCAAGTGCCCCGCCGCGAGGTTCCTGCCGTTGGACACGGACGCCTACGATGCGGCTTCCGAGGAGGTGATGGGCCTGCTGCGCGACTTCGGGCACCCGGTGGAGGTGTGGGGCTGGGACGAGGCGTACATCGGCGCCGGCCTCGACGACTCGGACAGCCCGTTCGGATTGGCCGAGCGGATCCGCGAGGTGATCGCGGCCGAGACCGGGCTGTCGTGCTCGGTGGGCATCAGCGACAACAAACAGCGCGCCAAGGTGGCCACCGGATTCGGCAAGCCGACGCGCATCCAGGGGGCAGACGACGCGCCCGGCATCTACCAACTCACCGATGACAACTGGATGGCGGTGATGGGCGACCGTGGGGTGGACGCCATCTGGGGCATCGGTCCGAAGACCGCGAAAAAGCTTGCGGCGATGGGTATAACCACCGTTGCCGATCTCGCAGCCACCGACGCGTCGCTGCTCACCGCAACCTTCGGCCCGACGACCGGGCTGTGGATCCTGTTGCTGGCCAAGGGCGGCGGCGACACCGACGTCAGCGCCACACCGTGGGTACCGCGCTCGCGCAGCCATGTCGTCACGTTCCCCAGTGACCTCACCGAACGCACCGAGATGGACAGCGCGGTCGTCGATCTCGCCCAACAGACCCTGACCGAAATCGTCGAACAGAACCGGGTCGTCAGCCGGGTGGCCGTGACAGTGCGGACGAAAACCTTCTACACCAGGACGAAGATCCGCAAGCTACCGGTGCCAACGGTCGACGCGGAGATTGTCATCGGGACCGCACTGGATCTCCTCGGCCAGTTCGAGCTCGACCGGCCCGTCCGACTGCTGGGCGTGCGGCTGGAACTGACACCGCCGGAAGGCGGGTACTGA
- a CDS encoding SDR family oxidoreductase: MAHSGFANKRCLLTGAASGIGRATALKLAADGAELYLTDRDAEGLEKTVADARSLGGVVRAHRALDISDYDTVAEFAADIHSRHPAMDIVMNIAGVSAWGTVSTLTHQHWKSMVDINLMGPIHVIEAFVPPMVAAGTGGHIVNVSSAAGLVALPWHAAYSASKYGLRGMSEVLRFDLARHRIGVSVVVPGAVKTPLVQTVQIAGVDREDPRVKKWTDRFGGHAVSPEHAAECILKGVRRNRFLIYTSPDIRALYLFKRTMWWPYSVAMRQANVLFTKALRPAARR; the protein is encoded by the coding sequence ATGGCGCACTCCGGCTTTGCGAACAAGCGTTGTCTTCTCACCGGGGCCGCCAGCGGCATCGGCCGCGCGACCGCATTGAAACTGGCCGCCGACGGCGCCGAACTCTATCTCACCGACCGCGACGCCGAGGGCCTGGAGAAGACCGTCGCCGATGCGCGCTCGCTCGGTGGAGTCGTCCGTGCGCACAGAGCTCTTGATATCTCCGACTACGACACGGTGGCCGAGTTCGCCGCCGACATCCACTCCCGCCACCCGGCGATGGACATCGTGATGAACATCGCCGGGGTATCGGCGTGGGGCACCGTGTCCACGCTGACGCACCAGCACTGGAAGTCGATGGTCGACATCAACTTGATGGGCCCGATCCATGTCATCGAGGCGTTCGTGCCGCCGATGGTCGCGGCGGGCACCGGCGGTCACATCGTCAACGTGTCTTCGGCGGCCGGACTGGTGGCGTTGCCGTGGCACGCGGCGTACAGCGCAAGCAAGTACGGACTGCGCGGCATGTCGGAGGTGTTGCGCTTTGATCTGGCGCGACACCGGATCGGGGTCTCCGTGGTGGTGCCCGGTGCGGTGAAGACGCCGCTGGTGCAGACGGTTCAGATCGCCGGGGTGGATCGCGAAGACCCACGGGTGAAGAAGTGGACGGACCGGTTCGGCGGCCACGCGGTGTCACCGGAGCACGCCGCCGAGTGCATCCTCAAAGGCGTTCGCCGTAACCGGTTTCTGATCTACACCTCGCCCGACATCCGGGCGCTGTATCTGTTCAAGCGCACGATGTGGTGGCCGTACAGCGTCGCGATGCGGCAGGCGAACGTGTTGTTCACCAAGGCATTGCGGCCCGCGGCGCGCCGCTAA
- a CDS encoding sulfite exporter TauE/SafE family protein has translation MAAVLFGPQMNWALLFAAGILGGLTGSIAGLASVATYPALLLFGLPPVTANVTNTVALVFNGVGSVLGSRPELEGQGRWIRRTLPVAVLGGAAGAALLLSTPAEGFEKVVPILLGLASVAILLPRRVSADAQVASHLRHRTRALLEASAIFVICVYGGYFGAAAGVLLLALLLRAATASLAHANAGKNVILGVANSVAAVIFALLAPVHWWAVLVLGLGCLIGSRLGPIVVRHAPAGPLRVVIGAAGVALAVKLGVDAYGG, from the coding sequence ATGGCTGCAGTGTTGTTCGGGCCGCAGATGAACTGGGCCCTGCTGTTCGCCGCCGGCATTCTCGGCGGGCTCACCGGCAGCATCGCCGGCCTCGCCTCGGTCGCCACCTATCCCGCCCTGCTGCTATTCGGCTTGCCACCGGTGACAGCCAATGTGACCAACACCGTGGCGCTGGTGTTCAACGGCGTCGGTTCGGTGTTGGGCTCACGCCCTGAACTCGAGGGCCAGGGTCGGTGGATCAGGCGCACCCTGCCGGTCGCCGTACTCGGTGGCGCGGCCGGCGCCGCACTGCTGCTCTCAACGCCCGCGGAAGGTTTCGAGAAGGTCGTCCCGATTCTGCTCGGCCTGGCCTCGGTCGCAATCCTGCTGCCGCGCCGGGTATCCGCCGACGCACAGGTCGCCAGTCATCTTCGGCACCGAACCCGAGCGCTGCTCGAGGCGTCGGCGATTTTCGTGATCTGTGTCTACGGCGGCTATTTCGGCGCGGCGGCCGGTGTGCTGTTGCTTGCCCTGCTGCTGCGCGCGGCTACCGCGTCGCTCGCCCACGCCAACGCGGGTAAGAACGTGATCCTCGGCGTGGCGAATTCCGTTGCGGCCGTGATCTTCGCACTGCTGGCGCCGGTGCACTGGTGGGCGGTGTTGGTGTTGGGCCTCGGCTGCCTGATCGGGTCGCGGCTGGGCCCGATCGTCGTGCGGCACGCACCCGCCGGTCCGCTGCGGGTCGTGATCGGTGCGGCGGGCGTGGCGCTGGCGGTCAAGCTCGGGGTCGACGCCTACGGTGGCTAG
- a CDS encoding TetR/AcrR family transcriptional regulator: protein MTAQPAPQMRRSRGDRQRDAIVNAVRELVQERPFADLSVSAISERAGVARSGFYFYFDSKYAVLAVILADAGEMLDSLTHHFAPREPGETPEAFAKRMVGSAAAAYANDDPVLSACAVARNTDAKIREMMDDFYDGIIEKLITLLEQDADVQPISEDLPALVRTLAATTAMTLTHDSAFVGRGIDPNRAVDALERLWVAAFWGSPEPSGRRRG from the coding sequence ATGACCGCCCAACCAGCACCGCAGATGCGCCGCAGCCGGGGCGACCGGCAGCGCGACGCGATCGTCAACGCCGTCCGGGAACTGGTCCAGGAACGCCCGTTCGCCGACCTGTCGGTCAGCGCGATCAGCGAGCGCGCCGGGGTCGCCCGGTCCGGCTTCTACTTCTATTTCGACTCCAAGTACGCGGTGCTCGCGGTGATTTTGGCCGACGCGGGGGAGATGCTCGACAGCCTGACCCACCACTTCGCCCCGCGTGAGCCGGGGGAGACGCCGGAGGCGTTCGCCAAACGCATGGTCGGCAGCGCCGCGGCCGCATATGCCAATGACGACCCGGTGTTGTCGGCGTGCGCCGTGGCCCGCAACACCGACGCGAAGATCCGCGAGATGATGGACGACTTCTACGACGGCATCATCGAGAAGCTCATCACGCTGCTCGAACAAGATGCCGACGTGCAGCCGATCTCCGAGGACTTGCCCGCACTCGTGCGTACGCTGGCCGCGACGACGGCGATGACGCTGACCCACGACAGCGCTTTCGTGGGTCGCGGCATTGACCCGAATCGGGCGGTCGACGCCCTCGAGCGGCTTTGGGTTGCGGCGTTCTGGGGCAGTCCCGAACCGTCCGGCCGCCGGAGGGGCTGA
- a CDS encoding 2-isopropylmalate synthase, which produces MTTSFATESASSAAPPMFATHVDAPMPRGLREEAYAMSFESFVAEYAPSSGPLRLGNWRCIDGDRRATRLGPQAREYQATLAIGDRICTTSAAAPGPVAALTAMLYDRGIALEMTAFHQMHAGERTATFIRGSDGMRSEWAMGLSDDPTQSALSAVIACANRMLSAA; this is translated from the coding sequence ATGACCACCTCGTTCGCAACCGAATCCGCTAGCAGCGCAGCGCCGCCCATGTTCGCGACCCACGTCGACGCCCCGATGCCGCGCGGCCTGCGGGAGGAGGCCTACGCGATGTCCTTCGAATCGTTTGTCGCCGAGTATGCGCCCAGCTCGGGCCCGCTGCGGCTGGGCAACTGGCGGTGCATCGACGGTGACCGCCGCGCCACCCGGCTGGGGCCTCAGGCGCGCGAATATCAGGCGACACTCGCGATCGGTGACCGGATCTGCACGACGTCGGCGGCTGCGCCGGGCCCTGTCGCCGCGCTGACGGCGATGCTCTACGACCGGGGAATCGCGCTGGAGATGACCGCTTTTCACCAGATGCACGCGGGCGAGCGCACCGCTACCTTCATCCGCGGCTCCGACGGTATGCGGTCCGAATGGGCGATGGGGCTGTCCGACGATCCGACGCAGTCGGCGCTGAGCGCGGTCATCGCCTGCGCGAACCGCATGCTGAGCGCGGCCTGA